From a single Clostridium isatidis genomic region:
- a CDS encoding manganese catalase family protein: MFEHKKQLLYEVKIEKPNPQYAMLLQEQLGGANGELKAAMQYLSQSFRIKDQEIKDLFLDIAAEELSHMEIISTTINLLNGHDLDYKGVGVGQIEAHVLGGLSPLLMNSSGHPWTADYINCTGDLVADLLSNIAAEQRAKVVYEYLYRQIEDKEVRKTIDFLLNREEAHNALFREALNKIQDTGSNRDFGVTEDSKLYFNLSNPGPNHKAPNPTAPSFENTRR; encoded by the coding sequence ATGTTTGAACATAAGAAGCAGCTTTTATATGAAGTAAAAATAGAAAAGCCCAATCCACAATATGCAATGTTGTTGCAGGAACAATTAGGTGGCGCAAATGGAGAATTAAAAGCAGCTATGCAGTATTTAAGCCAAAGTTTTAGAATAAAGGACCAAGAAATAAAAGATTTGTTTCTAGATATTGCAGCAGAAGAACTTAGCCATATGGAAATTATATCAACAACAATTAATTTATTAAATGGTCATGATTTAGATTATAAAGGCGTTGGAGTTGGGCAAATTGAAGCACATGTTTTAGGAGGACTATCTCCGCTTTTAATGAATTCATCAGGACATCCTTGGACGGCAGACTATATTAATTGTACTGGAGACTTGGTAGCAGATTTACTTTCAAATATTGCGGCAGAACAAAGAGCTAAGGTTGTATATGAATATTTATATCGTCAAATTGAAGATAAAGAGGTTAGAAAAACAATAGATTTTTTATTAAATAGAGAAGAAGCACATAATGCTTTGTTTAGAGAAGCATTAAATAAAATTCAGGATACAGGATCTAATAGGGATTTTGGTGTTACAGAAGATTCTAAATTGTATTTTAATTTGTCAAATCCAGGTCCTAATCATAAGGCTCCAAACCCGACAGCACCATCTTTTGAAAATACAAGAAGATAA
- a CDS encoding sensor histidine kinase, which yields MNYSNFREKIYYTDKKELITYIIFSSFFLLAYYFSMKNLEVIFFNILFDLLKLFLLTCSVVAFILSCHLKALTKLQVYFIVQVFFLTICIILILLFHTQFQNIKNILRVIVYAGDYKIVNLYYAIHFYFIEKYRRILNNNNIYLETGVAFLGLCLFLIIKTMVGARLIAIFANIIAIILIYGAYKYTNLSIASFKKGIDIFDFNLVIFTIKVIFTLINYFIDINIFVSSLSMLQYAVFISSVLLVITHIVENNYSFVFKEIETNKKKLEEINNEIIKNNIKLQEKYERLNEKHRFFKEFIQRLSNPIVVINKNFRIFYCNDSFLSITNNKVLKNVINKRIENYLQFDYSIYEAVKKNKKIIITNIEKANKKYEAQLIYTEDEEFNYIISLNDLTEELMLIAMQEELKSIQSKELIRSNFLSNISHDIKVPVNIIHSATQLENVFVNKKDIDSIKKYNSISKKNCLTLSELTNNLIDISKIDTENLEANLEADNIVEFIEDYLLNISDYLKNNGIDLVFDTNEEEVIINFDKEMMKRILLNLVSNSLKFTNKGGCIFINIKSNEDSVIIEFKDNGIGMSEDFISKAFSKYTMENRKETKHGGYGIGLYVIYNLVKAQKGDIELKSTMGKGSAFIIRLNK from the coding sequence GTGAATTATAGTAATTTTAGAGAGAAAATATATTATACTGATAAAAAAGAACTAATTACTTACATAATTTTTAGTTCCTTTTTTCTTTTAGCATATTATTTTAGTATGAAAAATTTAGAAGTAATATTTTTTAATATTCTATTTGATTTACTTAAGTTATTTTTATTAACTTGTTCAGTAGTAGCATTTATTTTGTCATGTCACTTGAAAGCTTTAACAAAACTACAAGTTTATTTTATTGTACAAGTGTTTTTTTTAACTATTTGCATAATATTAATATTACTATTTCATACTCAATTTCAAAATATTAAAAATATACTTAGGGTTATTGTATATGCTGGAGATTATAAAATAGTTAATTTGTATTATGCAATTCATTTTTATTTTATAGAAAAATATAGAAGAATTTTAAATAATAATAATATTTACTTAGAAACAGGTGTAGCCTTTTTGGGGTTATGCTTATTTTTAATAATTAAAACGATGGTTGGTGCAAGACTAATAGCAATATTTGCAAATATTATAGCAATAATATTAATTTATGGAGCTTATAAATATACCAATTTATCTATAGCTTCATTTAAAAAGGGTATAGATATTTTTGATTTTAATTTAGTTATTTTTACTATAAAAGTTATCTTTACTTTAATTAATTATTTTATAGATATTAATATATTTGTGTCATCATTAAGCATGTTACAATATGCAGTGTTTATATCTAGTGTGCTTTTAGTAATAACACATATAGTTGAAAATAATTATAGTTTTGTTTTTAAAGAAATAGAAACAAATAAAAAGAAGTTAGAAGAAATAAATAATGAAATAATTAAGAATAATATAAAATTACAAGAAAAATATGAAAGATTAAACGAAAAACACAGATTTTTTAAAGAATTTATTCAGAGATTATCTAACCCTATTGTTGTAATAAATAAAAATTTTAGAATATTTTATTGTAATGATAGTTTTTTAAGTATAACTAATAATAAAGTTTTAAAAAATGTTATCAATAAGAGAATAGAAAATTATTTGCAGTTTGACTATAGTATATACGAAGCTGTAAAAAAAAATAAAAAAATTATAATTACAAATATTGAAAAAGCTAATAAAAAATATGAGGCGCAATTAATTTATACAGAAGATGAGGAATTTAATTATATAATTTCACTAAATGATTTAACTGAAGAGCTAATGCTTATAGCTATGCAAGAAGAATTAAAATCTATACAATCTAAGGAGTTGATTAGAAGTAATTTTTTATCTAATATTTCTCATGATATAAAAGTTCCGGTAAATATAATACATTCAGCGACTCAATTAGAAAATGTTTTTGTTAATAAAAAAGATATTGATTCTATTAAAAAGTATAATTCAATCAGTAAGAAAAATTGTCTTACATTATCTGAGTTAACTAACAATTTAATAGATATTAGTAAAATAGATACAGAAAATTTAGAAGCAAATTTGGAAGCAGATAACATTGTAGAATTTATAGAGGACTATTTACTAAATATTTCAGATTACTTAAAAAACAATGGTATTGATTTAGTATTTGATACTAATGAAGAAGAAGTAATTATCAATTTCGATAAGGAGATGATGAAAAGAATTCTTCTAAACTTAGTATCTAACTCCTTAAAATTTACTAATAAAGGTGGATGTATATTTATTAATATTAAGAGCAATGAAGATAGTGTAATTATTGAATTTAAGGATAATGGAATTGGAATGAGTGAAGATTTTATATCTAAGGCTTTTAGTAAATATACTATGGAAAATAGAAAAGAAACTAAGCATGGGGGGTATGGAATTGGATTATATGTAATATATAATCTTGTTAAGGCTCAAAAGGGTGATATTGAGTTGAAAAGTACTATGGGTAAGGGATCCGCTTTTATTATTAGGTTAAATAAATGA
- a CDS encoding TspO/MBR family protein → MSIKNKKAERKVKTVDRKAIEFLRVDNKIHFINLIVNLLVPLLGAIITIYFNINSISIYEDLKKPFLSPSPLITLIIWTSLYIILGIAAYRFYTKNENKKLNSNGYFFYLLQLFCYFGWKFLFITFRLYGLSFILLIVIVIISIITSLKFFRIDKKSAFLILPYIMWLIYSAVINYFIWFYNEM, encoded by the coding sequence ATGAGTATAAAAAATAAAAAAGCAGAGCGCAAAGTTAAGACAGTTGATAGAAAAGCAATAGAGTTTTTAAGAGTTGATAATAAAATTCATTTTATTAACTTAATAGTAAATCTTTTAGTACCTTTATTAGGGGCTATAATAACTATATACTTTAATATAAACTCTATTTCAATTTATGAAGATTTGAAGAAACCATTTTTAAGTCCATCTCCACTAATAACATTAATAATTTGGACAAGTTTATACATAATACTAGGAATTGCAGCTTACAGATTTTATACAAAGAATGAGAATAAAAAACTAAATAGTAATGGCTACTTTTTTTATTTGCTACAATTATTTTGCTATTTTGGTTGGAAATTTCTATTCATTACTTTTAGACTTTATGGACTTTCATTTATATTGCTTATAGTTATAGTGATAATATCTATAATCACAAGTTTAAAGTTCTTTAGAATTGATAAAAAATCGGCTTTTTTAATTTTACCTTATATAATGTGGCTTATATATTCTGCTGTAATAAACTATTTTATTTGGTTTTACAATGAAATGTAA
- the coaE gene encoding dephospho-CoA kinase (Dephospho-CoA kinase (CoaE) performs the final step in coenzyme A biosynthesis.) encodes MIKIGLTGGIGSGKSTVSKMFQDKGFKIIDADIIAREVLVKYPEILDKIRINFGEAFFDWKGEFRRKEFGNHIFRFPKQRKKYEEIIIPYIKKEIYNELDSYEKSKEKIVILDAPTLIENNLHKDMDFVILVWVDSNTQIIRIKNRDKLSREDILNRINSQIPLDKKRDYANIIIDNSKDLLKTKVQVDKIADFLNVI; translated from the coding sequence ATGATTAAAATTGGATTAACTGGAGGAATTGGTTCAGGGAAGAGTACTGTATCTAAAATGTTTCAAGATAAAGGTTTTAAAATAATTGATGCTGATATAATCGCTAGAGAAGTACTTGTTAAATATCCAGAAATACTTGATAAAATAAGAATTAACTTCGGAGAGGCTTTTTTTGATTGGAAAGGAGAGTTTAGAAGAAAAGAATTTGGGAATCATATTTTCAGATTTCCGAAACAAAGAAAGAAGTACGAAGAAATAATAATTCCTTATATAAAGAAGGAAATCTATAATGAATTAGATAGCTATGAAAAGTCTAAAGAAAAAATAGTTATATTAGATGCGCCTACTTTAATAGAAAATAATCTTCATAAGGATATGGATTTTGTTATTTTAGTATGGGTAGATAGTAACACTCAGATAATAAGAATAAAAAATAGAGATAAATTATCGAGGGAAGACATATTAAACAGGATTAATTCACAAATTCCTTTGGATAAAAAAAGAGATTATGCAAATATAATAATTGACAATAGTAAGGACCTTTTAAAAACTAAAGTACAAGTAGATAAAATAGCAGATTTTTTAAATGTAATATAA
- a CDS encoding flavin reductase family protein, translated as MKKQNFKGSVMLNPTPAVIITSKNKENKVNAFTVGWISTVCTKPPIIAIGIRPERLSYEYIKESGECVVNLPTREMVKFLDYCGVTSGRKINKIKHFGYKLNEGVSIETPSLELSPVALECKLKSITPLGSHHLFLLDVINIKVDEAIIDEKGKICFNKANLICYNHGEYFGINQKPLGSFGYSIKKKNKKQVK; from the coding sequence ATGAAAAAGCAAAATTTTAAAGGAAGTGTTATGTTAAACCCTACTCCAGCGGTAATTATAACTAGTAAAAATAAAGAAAATAAAGTGAATGCTTTTACCGTAGGTTGGATTAGCACTGTATGCACAAAACCACCTATAATTGCAATAGGTATTAGACCCGAACGCCTTTCTTATGAATATATAAAGGAAAGTGGAGAATGTGTAGTAAATCTTCCTACAAGAGAAATGGTAAAATTTTTAGACTACTGCGGAGTTACTTCAGGAAGAAAAATTAATAAAATAAAACATTTTGGATATAAATTAAATGAGGGAGTTTCAATTGAAACCCCCTCACTAGAATTATCTCCAGTAGCTTTAGAATGCAAACTTAAAAGTATTACTCCCCTTGGAAGTCATCATTTATTTTTACTAGATGTTATTAATATAAAAGTAGATGAAGCTATAATAGATGAAAAAGGTAAGATATGCTTTAATAAAGCAAATTTAATTTGTTATAATCACGGTGAATATTTTGGTATTAATCAAAAACCTCTAGGCTCTTTTGGTTATTCAATTAAAAAGAAAAATAAAAAGCAGGTAAAATAA
- a CDS encoding type 1 glutamine amidotransferase: MELNICHLYPDLLNVYGDLGNILILKYRAEKRGIKVNIINSSINDKLDIDNIDILFFGGGQDFEQSIVSSDLNTTKKEDLIKYIENEKVLIAICGGYQLLGKYYTAPNGEKIDGLGVLDIYTEGGDTRFIGDTIIYNEDFDETYVGFENHSGRTYTNGLKPLGKCIYGYGNNGEDKYEGCIYKNTYCTYFHSLLSKNPELADRFLTIALSNKYGEEISLENIDDTIEYKAKEVMIKRLSK; the protein is encoded by the coding sequence ATGGAATTAAATATATGTCATCTATATCCTGATCTGCTTAATGTTTATGGTGACCTTGGCAACATATTAATACTTAAATATAGGGCTGAAAAAAGAGGAATAAAAGTTAATATTATTAATTCTTCAATAAATGATAAACTTGATATAGATAATATTGATATATTATTTTTTGGCGGTGGGCAAGACTTCGAACAATCCATTGTCTCATCAGATTTAAACACTACAAAAAAAGAAGATTTAATTAAATATATAGAAAATGAAAAGGTACTAATTGCTATATGTGGAGGTTATCAGCTCTTAGGAAAATACTATACTGCTCCAAATGGCGAAAAAATTGATGGGCTTGGTGTTCTAGATATTTATACTGAAGGGGGAGATACCCGTTTTATAGGTGATACTATCATTTATAATGAAGATTTTGATGAAACTTATGTAGGTTTTGAAAATCATTCAGGAAGAACATATACTAATGGTTTAAAACCCCTAGGTAAGTGTATATATGGATATGGAAATAATGGCGAAGATAAATATGAAGGTTGTATATATAAAAATACATATTGCACATATTTCCATTCATTACTTTCAAAAAATCCAGAATTAGCAGATAGATTTTTAACTATTGCTCTTTCAAATAAATACGGAGAAGAGATTTCTCTTGAAAATATTGATGATACAATAGAATATAAAGCTAAAGAAGTTATGATAAAAAGACTTTCGAAATAA
- a CDS encoding D-alanyl-D-alanine carboxypeptidase family protein: protein MKRKHILKNISLAVALSLILPFTSNFNKVKAEEISINEPEIIGEAAITMDIETGEVIYSKNADAIMAPASTTKLMTSLIFAENRNKTDIISYTDTAKKITETSLNNFIDAKTGDRISADDVMKAVMIYSANDTAYLMAENVAGTVDEFVKMMNDKAKTLGLEKTKFFNPSGLEIDPLNPSSTNINQTTAFDLAVIAMEAFKNDWIRETIAPKSGDISISLGNQSMLIEFRNKVIGKNGNIGGKTGTEEQAGHCFVGFYERDGRQLVTVVLKSEYGVDGLNVFKDTEKIADYSYSAEKQVYKNTGEEIGTIDLTYKTFRFFGPEKTVTAPLILNTNVNYYKNSYNDEHATISYNDEEKDAWKLAGKENIKLTYSSGLYSEEVSASIRLSAFDLIKANLPIYLLALLVIVIIIALIIFITKIISMKNRRRRRRY, encoded by the coding sequence TTGAAAAGAAAACACATTTTAAAAAATATATCTCTAGCTGTTGCACTTTCATTAATTCTACCTTTTACAAGCAACTTCAATAAAGTTAAGGCTGAGGAAATTTCAATTAATGAACCAGAAATAATTGGTGAAGCTGCAATTACCATGGATATAGAAACAGGAGAAGTTATCTATTCAAAAAATGCTGATGCTATAATGGCCCCAGCTAGTACAACAAAATTAATGACTTCCCTAATATTTGCAGAAAATAGAAACAAAACAGATATTATCTCTTATACAGATACAGCAAAAAAAATTACAGAAACTTCTTTAAATAACTTTATTGATGCAAAAACAGGTGACAGAATTTCTGCTGATGATGTGATGAAAGCAGTTATGATATATTCTGCAAATGATACAGCATATTTAATGGCAGAAAATGTGGCTGGTACTGTTGATGAATTTGTTAAAATGATGAATGATAAAGCTAAGACTTTAGGGCTTGAAAAAACTAAATTCTTTAACCCTTCTGGCCTTGAGATTGATCCTTTAAATCCATCAAGTACTAATATTAATCAAACAACTGCTTTTGATTTAGCCGTTATTGCAATGGAAGCTTTTAAAAATGATTGGATTCGTGAAACTATTGCTCCTAAGTCAGGAGACATTTCTATATCTTTAGGTAATCAATCAATGCTTATTGAATTTAGAAATAAGGTTATCGGCAAAAATGGAAATATCGGTGGTAAAACTGGAACCGAAGAGCAAGCTGGCCATTGTTTTGTAGGATTTTATGAAAGAGATGGAAGACAATTAGTTACTGTAGTACTAAAATCTGAATATGGAGTAGATGGTCTTAATGTATTTAAAGACACCGAAAAAATAGCAGACTATAGTTACTCAGCAGAAAAGCAAGTTTATAAAAATACAGGAGAAGAAATAGGAACTATTGATTTAACATATAAAACTTTTAGATTCTTTGGTCCTGAAAAAACTGTCACTGCACCATTAATTTTAAATACAAATGTAAATTATTATAAAAATTCTTATAATGATGAACATGCTACTATTTCTTACAATGATGAAGAAAAAGATGCATGGAAATTGGCAGGTAAAGAGAATATTAAGTTAACTTATTCATCAGGTTTATATAGTGAAGAAGTATCTGCTTCCATAAGATTATCTGCTTTTGACTTAATAAAAGCTAATCTTCCAATATATCTATTAGCTTTATTAGTTATAGTAATTATTATTGCATTAATAATCTTTATAACTAAAATAATTAGTATGAAAAATAGAAGAAGGAGAAGAAGATATTAA
- a CDS encoding lytic transglycosylase domain-containing protein: MKFRRILTILILILVVYFSTTFIMKNYIFPYKYSTYIEKYSEEFNVDPYLVLAMIKAESNFNNKAESKKGAKGLMQIMDSTGEWAAKELGINYFLPSMLFDEDLNIRMGCWYLANLEEEFGDIDLVIAAYNGGSGNVNKWLNDEDFSSDGEKLDYIPFNETKKYVDKVKVYYNIYKYLYEK; encoded by the coding sequence ATGAAATTTAGACGTATATTAACTATTCTAATTTTAATTTTAGTTGTATATTTTAGTACTACATTTATTATGAAAAATTATATATTTCCCTATAAATACTCAACATATATAGAAAAGTATAGTGAGGAATTTAATGTAGATCCATATTTAGTTTTAGCAATGATAAAAGCAGAAAGTAATTTTAATAATAAAGCTGAATCTAAAAAGGGAGCAAAAGGCTTGATGCAAATAATGGATAGTACAGGAGAATGGGCAGCTAAGGAACTAGGCATAAATTATTTTTTACCATCTATGCTTTTTGATGAAGATTTAAATATTAGGATGGGATGCTGGTACTTAGCAAATTTAGAAGAAGAGTTTGGAGATATTGATTTAGTAATCGCTGCTTATAATGGAGGAAGTGGAAATGTTAACAAGTGGTTGAATGACGAAGATTTTTCTTCTGATGGAGAAAAACTTGATTACATTCCATTTAATGAAACCAAAAAATATGTAGATAAAGTTAAAGTATACTATAATATATATAAATATCTTTATGAAAAATAA
- a CDS encoding Mur ligase family protein — protein MKKINIKALISILASKITIFLTKTLLKGGTTFPGKVALKIDKNILSKVSKGYKIILVTGTNGKTTTTNMIYNIIKTSGKKVITNNTGANLFPGIVTTFIDNYKFFSKKKDYYAVIEVDEANVKYITACLSPEIITVTNLFRDQLDRYGEVYTTLSKILEGIELSPDTTLVLNGDESLLGKLDVKNNTVYYGFNTKINENNIIDINADAKFCKFCKTPYKYNHITYNHLGDFYCPNCGFKRADLKYAINKIYDLSPDSSSVRLNDLDVTISQSGTYNIYNALCAYSIAKELNINDEYIKKSLENQSSSFGRQETINIENKEVRIILVKNPAGYNQALDTLCLNKASFDAAFLLNDNYADGTDISWIWDVDFEKLKNLNMDAILISGIRAYDMAVRLKIAGLKTDNFIIEETFEKLTEKLKTSPNNKIYVLATYTAMINYRKYLHSQGYIKNLW, from the coding sequence GTGAAGAAAATTAATATAAAAGCACTTATCAGTATATTAGCTTCAAAAATAACAATCTTTTTAACGAAAACTTTATTAAAAGGAGGTACTACTTTCCCCGGAAAAGTAGCCTTAAAAATAGATAAAAATATACTAAGTAAAGTATCCAAAGGATATAAAATTATTTTAGTTACTGGGACAAATGGTAAAACAACAACAACTAATATGATCTATAATATTATCAAAACAAGCGGTAAGAAAGTTATTACAAATAATACTGGAGCAAATTTATTTCCTGGAATAGTAACAACTTTCATTGATAACTATAAATTTTTCAGTAAGAAAAAAGATTACTATGCTGTTATTGAAGTAGACGAAGCTAATGTAAAATATATAACAGCATGCTTATCTCCTGAGATAATAACTGTTACGAATTTATTTAGAGATCAGCTTGATAGATATGGTGAAGTTTACACAACCTTATCTAAAATTCTAGAAGGAATAGAATTATCACCTGATACAACTTTAGTCTTAAATGGTGATGAATCTTTATTAGGTAAATTAGATGTAAAGAATAATACTGTCTATTATGGGTTTAATACAAAAATAAATGAAAATAATATAATAGACATTAATGCAGATGCAAAATTCTGCAAATTTTGTAAAACTCCTTATAAGTATAATCATATAACCTACAATCATTTAGGTGATTTTTATTGTCCAAATTGTGGATTTAAAAGAGCTGATTTAAAATATGCAATAAATAAAATATATGATTTATCTCCAGATAGCTCCAGTGTTAGACTTAATGATCTAGATGTGACCATTAGCCAATCTGGAACTTATAATATTTACAATGCTCTATGTGCTTATTCAATTGCTAAGGAGTTAAATATTAATGATGAGTATATTAAAAAATCCCTTGAAAATCAAAGCTCCAGCTTTGGAAGACAAGAAACAATAAATATTGAAAATAAGGAAGTAAGAATAATCCTTGTAAAAAATCCAGCTGGATACAATCAAGCCTTGGACACCCTTTGTTTAAATAAAGCTTCCTTTGATGCTGCATTTTTACTTAATGATAATTATGCTGATGGAACTGATATATCTTGGATTTGGGATGTAGACTTTGAAAAATTAAAGAATCTTAATATGGATGCAATTTTAATCTCAGGTATAAGGGCTTATGATATGGCAGTAAGACTTAAAATTGCTGGATTAAAAACAGATAATTTTATTATTGAAGAAACTTTTGAAAAACTAACAGAAAAACTTAAAACTAGTCCTAATAATAAAATTTATGTGTTGGCAACATATACTGCTATGATTAACTATAGAAAATACCTACATTCACAAGGATATATTAAGAATTTATGGTAG
- a CDS encoding sensor histidine kinase — protein MINYKYVYRNNGITIWVFIPIILVLSVINFAFEMSIGYKFIERIICLVISILMCISIKVKNRNKVILFLKNLGSGYLYIAILRFIELKYIWNKTAFEINMNFNQFITYLELLNVLLCMLVSCNKISEKIKQFLLAITVLILGFILFFPNNKIIFVFDDKISQILIYQGILFILFALIIYMYKKNSINNDYRWIIYFSSFILLSNILLILSIYIGEEFLFWSGIFKISAYFIAYDKLEDTLLLSNFLKAYNSLEKSKKKEIELYKELRKREKALREINTLLEKSENMYYDLVQYFSDELLVFENDILISAKYLSENKNLVNNLINYNKEENEYLKLNFKNILFERYNINYEDINQLDNFNQYTEIVTSSGEVKQIKIDLIEMNEIKKVLVINDVTNILKIRDEIIKLEIKIKYENMKDEFYSNISHELRTPINVIYSALQLKDLYINKVDFEKIASYNKIIKQNCLRLVRTIDNFIDSNKLSENKLHFNNKIYNIVEIIENVILSSDYYMKLKNVKITFDPKEEEIFLLCDKSHIERIMLNILSNSLKYGKYDGNIYVTIMIENNKNIKIEVINDAEAIPEDKLKDIFEKFTKLNNTLSRPTEGSGLGLFLTRGLVELHNGEIYIETGEKEGNTFRIILPYDSKIKDNKLLLDKNFEINDLKEKVDIEFSDIYF, from the coding sequence ATGATAAATTACAAATATGTATATAGAAATAATGGTATAACTATTTGGGTTTTTATTCCGATAATATTGGTGTTATCTGTGATAAATTTTGCTTTTGAAATGAGTATAGGATATAAGTTTATTGAAAGAATAATATGTTTAGTTATTTCTATTTTAATGTGTATTAGCATTAAAGTTAAAAATAGAAATAAAGTCATACTATTTTTGAAAAATTTAGGATCTGGATATTTATATATAGCTATATTAAGATTTATAGAACTAAAATATATTTGGAATAAAACTGCTTTTGAAATCAATATGAATTTTAATCAATTTATTACATACTTAGAATTACTTAATGTTCTATTATGTATGTTAGTTAGTTGTAATAAAATTTCTGAAAAAATAAAACAGTTTTTATTAGCGATAACCGTATTAATTTTGGGTTTTATTTTATTTTTTCCTAATAATAAAATAATTTTTGTTTTTGATGATAAAATTTCACAAATATTAATATATCAGGGTATATTATTTATATTATTTGCTTTGATAATATACATGTACAAGAAAAATTCAATAAATAATGATTATAGATGGATTATTTATTTTAGTTCATTTATTTTACTAAGTAATATATTATTAATTTTATCCATTTATATAGGAGAGGAATTTCTATTCTGGTCAGGTATTTTTAAAATATCTGCATATTTTATTGCTTATGATAAACTAGAGGATACATTGTTATTAAGCAATTTTTTAAAAGCTTATAATAGTTTAGAAAAATCTAAAAAGAAGGAAATAGAGCTTTATAAGGAACTTAGAAAAAGAGAAAAAGCTTTGAGAGAAATTAACACTTTATTAGAAAAAAGTGAAAATATGTATTATGATTTAGTACAGTATTTTTCTGATGAACTATTAGTTTTTGAAAATGATATTTTAATTTCTGCTAAGTACTTATCTGAAAATAAAAATTTAGTAAATAATTTAATAAATTATAATAAAGAAGAAAATGAATACCTAAAACTGAATTTTAAAAACATATTATTTGAAAGATATAATATAAATTATGAGGATATAAATCAGTTAGATAATTTTAATCAATATACTGAAATTGTAACAAGTTCTGGAGAAGTAAAGCAAATAAAAATTGATTTAATAGAAATGAATGAAATAAAAAAAGTTTTAGTTATTAATGATGTTACTAATATTTTAAAGATAAGAGATGAGATTATAAAGTTGGAAATAAAAATTAAATATGAAAATATGAAAGATGAATTTTATTCGAATATTTCTCATGAATTAAGGACACCAATAAATGTTATTTATTCAGCTCTTCAATTAAAGGATTTATATATTAATAAAGTTGATTTTGAGAAAATTGCTTCTTACAATAAAATAATAAAACAAAATTGCTTAAGACTTGTTAGGACGATAGATAATTTTATTGATAGTAATAAATTATCTGAAAATAAGCTTCATTTTAATAATAAAATATATAATATAGTTGAAATAATAGAAAATGTAATATTGTCAAGTGATTATTATATGAAATTAAAAAATGTTAAAATTACTTTTGATCCTAAAGAAGAAGAAATATTTTTATTATGTGATAAAAGTCATATAGAAAGAATAATGCTCAATATATTATCTAATTCTTTAAAATATGGAAAATATGATGGCAATATTTATGTAACTATAATGATAGAAAATAATAAAAACATTAAAATTGAAGTAATAAATGATGCTGAAGCAATACCTGAAGACAAATTAAAAGATATATTTGAAAAATTTACAAAGTTAAATAATACTTTAAGCAGGCCAACAGAAGGAAGTGGCCTTGGATTATTTTTGACAAGGGGATTAGTAGAACTTCACAATGGAGAAATATATATAGAAACTGGTGAGAAAGAAGGAAATACTTTTAGAATAATTTTACCTTATGATTCGAAAATAAAAGATAATAAATTATTGTTAGATAAAAATTTTGAAATAAATGATTTAAAAGAAAAAGTAGATATTGAATTTTCAGATATATATTTTTAA